AAGCTTGCCACATCTATCATCTTGAGCTTGCCCCTGCATAGCATTCCCGGAAGACAACGATATCCCTCCTGGATGTCTGCACGCTCATCCCATGGAGATGCCCCTTGGCTATTGTTTTAGATCTTGGCAACCACCGTTATGTTGAAACATATTCAGGCTGTATTTCGACCATCGCATAGGTCTAAGCATCCTAAAACCCAAACAGCGATCGCTTCCCTTGCCCTAGATTGGATCCTGCCCCAACAGCTTGCCGTTGGCCCACTCCCCACTCCCCAGAATTATTCAAGCCTTCATCACGCAGGCATTCAGTCTGTGGTGTCGCTCTGCGCCCCCTCTGAAGGGATGATTCCCGCAGATATCCCCCAGCAGTTTGACCATGCTCGCTTCATTCTTCCCGATAGCAGCTATATCTTTGGTCTCGATCCACGCCAACTGCGCCAGATCGTTCACCATATCCACACTCGCATTCAGCGCGGCCAGGCCGTCTACGTGCATTGCCTAGCCGGAGTGGAGCGATCGCCCACCGTCTGCGCTAGCTATCTCTGCCTCCACCAAGGATTAGATCTATGGGAAGCCGTAGCTGTGGTCACCCGCCAGCATCCCATCGCCATGCTGACTGAGGCCCAGTTTCGCGCCATCCGCACCCTTGTGCAAAACGAACTTGCTCAGCCCTCCGTCAGCTCTAGTCTCTAACAGCCCCAGTCTCTGACCTCACGTTAAAGGATTTGGGCAGCGAGAATGTCATCCCTGGAGAGTACCGTCTTCGCCCTCATGCTCTACCACAAACACATTGGAGTAGAGGTTGGCGATTACCTGCTGCCCTTCCTGGGTCAGAGAGAGGTATCCCAAGGAGTCTTTGATATAGGGGTAGACCACAGACCAATAGAACTTCGGATAGCTACGCCGTAGATTGCCCGGCGTCTTGTAGCCCATGCGTTCATTAAACCCCATTTCTTCAAACTCGTAGAACAGGGCGCTCACTTTTTTGAGATAGCGCGGATCGCTAAGTTGCCCAATTAAATCCGCTGCTCTGACCAAGCCGGGATAATTTTTCGTATCGGCATGATCGCCGTCTTCCGGCACTGGAAACCGCGTCAGTTCAATATTGGACTTAATCACCTCAGCATCGATGAGACGATTGCCGCTGAAGCGCTCTGCCACAAATAGTTTCCCCCGATCGACATGGTAGGGAGCCAAGCTAGCATCGGTGGCACCGGGCGGAATTTCTACCAGTTCGGTACCCAGGCCAGTGGCATAGAAACCGTTATGATCATTGCGACACACCCCTTTGACATAGCCAATATCGTGGCAGAGCAGCGAAATAATGAAGTGCATCCAGTCTTCACAGGATACCCCTCCTTCGCGGATATGCCGGCCGCGCAATATTTCTTGCCCCACCAGGGTAACCAGCAGGGTGTGTTCAACGTTGTGGTAGAGGGCGTCGCTGTTGGCAATATTTTCCAGCGCCATCCGCCCCGACCAACTGATGATGTTGGCGTAGTCGGGTTTTAGACCACCATAGTTTTGTTCATAACCCTGATGTAACTCTTGTACAAAGGCATTGATCAGAGTAGTCGTAGGATTAAACATCTTCAATAGTCAAGACAGGAGTAATCATGTGGCTGTCGGCAATTCATGCTGCCCAAATCTGCACTGGTAACGTTCAGGATGATACCCAGCGCATTATTTAGGGCAAACAGCACCAACCTGACTAGGCCTCATATGGTCATAAATTGACGACTGGAACATCTATGGGTGTCCAGCAAACTGTATCCAGTAAGTGTTCAGCGACCCATACATTCAGACTCACTATGTCCAGCAACCAGAATACCGCTCAAGCTCATCCTGTGATGAAGGGGCGAGCCCACCCATAGAGGAGTCTTGAGCTCGTCATCATCTGAGTCATGCACCCTTTTGCCCAAGCGATCGCTCCCTGCCCTGCTCTAGTCGGTAGCCGCAATCAGGAATGGTCTTGCTCAGGCTTCCAGTGTAACCATTGAGACTCTGGGCGTAAACTTACTACGGATCGCATTGGATACCAAGGTTGAATCTAGTACAAATGTTGAGCGAAATCTGAGCCCTGAGGTATCTCTACAGAGCTAAGGTCTTAAATCAGCAATCCCTTAATATCCATTATGAAAGGGAGAAGCTTTGGTTGGCTCTCTATCTCAACCTTTCTTGAGCAATCCAGGTATTGGTGACAGGCGATACAAGCTGCCTTGCCTCTACCCTCAAGCTAGCTACACTAGAAACGGATCTTCATGAGATGACATTGTCTATGACTACGGTTGCAGATGGGCCGAATCAAGAGCAAAGCTCACAACTATTTCGGATTTCACCGCTCATTCGGCTAACACTCCTCAGCTTTTATAGTGCCCTGACCCTTCCTCTACCCATCTTGGCAATCGCCACTCAAGCTCCCATTTCTCCTTGGGTTTTCATCGTGGGCCTGGTGCTAGGCGCGATCGCCCTTTACGCAGCCCTGAGTGAGCGGGTTGTCATTACGCCCACCACCATTCAGGTTACCTATCCTCGCTGGGTGCCAAGCTTGTTTCGCCGGGGTTGGTCGCTCAACTGGAGCAGCATTCAAGCCCTGAAGCCGCGCACCACGGGGCAGGGTGGTCTCGTGTATTACTTTGTCACCGCCGAACGCGATCGCGCTTATCTGCTACCCATGCGCGTGGCGGGCTTTGCCGAACTGGTGCGCCAGGTTGAAGCCTACACCAACCTTGACACCAGCGACGTGCGCCCTCTGTCCCAGCCTTGGATGTATTTAATCCTACTGAGCCTTACCTTACTCTTGTTCCTCGTCGATGGTTGGGCGATGGCCACTGCCCTCACCGGATCTACTACCGGATTCTGATGACACGGCCCAACTACTGGCCACAGCAGCGATCGATACCCAAGCTATCTAACAGCAAATCGCTCATGGCATTGGCTACAGCAAACTCACCGTAGAAGCTATTGGAGAAGTCAAACGCCTGCATCTCGGTGAGCACAGCAATCAACAGGGAACCCACATCATTTTCCCCTTCCATCCGATGGCGCACAAACACCTGAGCAGCCCGAGCCGCAATCTCTTCATTGGCGGGCTCTGGCAAAAATTCTTGGTCAAGCCATTGGTGTAACGCTTGCTGCAGCCAAATGCCTTCCTGTTGAGGATTGTCAGCCGGCGGTAGGGTAATTGCTGGAATTGATTCAGCCATACAAGATCTCAATCTCAACATCAACATATCAAACAGTGTGCTGCGATCGCATCCTTCATGGGCAATCCCGGCGATCGCTCTCAGCAGATGTTTTAGCCCCACGCCGAGGTTTGAATGGTCGTATGATGTGTTCAGTCCTTGGCGATCGCATCTGGGATGCTCTGGAAACCGCGGCTACCTAGGATGATTAACCAACTGGTGATCAACTAATCGTGATCAACCCGGTCTATCATCCGCATAGGAGCATGGTAGAGAGCAACGTGCCTAGGGGTGATCGGCAGCATTGGAGATCTTTCATCATCCGTGAGGCTCAGACGCGCTTGATTAGTTCTTCCCAGTATGACATCCCCACCTTGATTCACGGCTATGCCCAAGGCTATTTTTTAATGGCAGATGAAGAGGGTAACAACCTCAACTGGTATGCCAGTCGTCAGCGCACCCTCATCCCCCTCGACGATCGCTTTCATTATCCCAAGTCGCTCCGGCGGGTCTTGAATCAAAATTGCTTTTCCTTGGCCATCAACCGGGCCTTTCAAGAGGTTGTCGATGGCTGTGCCGATCGCGACCAAACTTGGATCTCCGCAGAACTCAAGGAGATTTACCAGCAGCTCCACGAAGCGGGCTGGGCCCACAGCATTGAAACCTGGCGAGACGATGAGCTGGCGGGCGGCATTTTAGGCATTGTGATTGGCGGTGCCTTTATTGGCGAGTCGATGTTCTACCGCATTCCTGATGGCTCCAAGGTGGCGATGGTGAAGCTGGTCGAACGGCTGCGATCGCGGCGGTTCCTGCTCTTCGATGCCCAGATGATGAATCCTCACCTAGCGCGGTTTGGAGCCCATACCATCACCGATAGTGACTACCGAAAGCTCCTGCGCCGCGCCATTGCCCAAGAGCGATCGCTGCTCTAGCAGCCAGCCACGTTAACGATTGGGCGGTTCGCTAGACGGTGGCTTGTGGGTGCCGCCATTCGGGTGCTCTGGTCCGGGAGACATCAGCTCAGCCATGCCTTCGGTCATAGCCTTCGGATCCATAAAGAGAATCTTAGCGTTGTTGCTTTGACCTAGACGATAGTTAGTTTCCATGTACTTTTGAGCTACTAGGTATTGCAGCACCGCCTGGGGATTCGTTTGCTCCTTCAACGCATCGGAAATGAGCCGAATCGACTCAACCGTACCCTGAGCTTCTTCAATGGCCGCTCGCTTCTTCCCTTCCGCTTCAGCGATCGCTGCCCGTTTTTTACTTTGGGACGCCCGCTCTAGCTCTAGAGACTCCCGCACCCGCTCGGGAATGGTGATGTTCTGAACTTCCACCCGTAATACCTTCACGCCCCATGGTGCCGTCGCTTCATCAAGCTGATAGAGCAACCGTTGATTTAAGCGCCCTCGGGATGAATAGGTTTCTTCTAGCTCCATCAAGCCGATATCCGATCGCAAGGTGGTCGTCACCAGATCAGCCAACGCTTTCTCAATGTCCTCCACCGCATAATAGGTCTGCGGCAGTTCCAAAATTCGCCAATACACCACCGCGTCAACGCCTAGGGCAATGTTGTCTTTGGTGATTGCTTCCTGGGGCGGAATATCGAGCACCTGCTCGCGAGTCGTGTCTTCCCACACCACCTTATCTAAGCCCGGCACGATGAAGTTCAGCCCCGGCGTCAGCTTACGATGGAAGCGCCCCAGCCGCTCTACCAAGGCCTCATTGCCCTGATTAATAATTTTGACCGAGCCCACCATATACCCAACAACGGCAAGCACCAATGCGGCAAGGACAGTAATCTCAGGAGCCATAGGATAGACTGCGGTAAAAGGATGTGGGCAAGGGAAGCAAGGGTGTGGTCACAGATGGCGATCGCCAGCAGGACATAGATTCAACCGTAAGGACTACATGCTAGGGCCAGCGTGACTCATCCATCATCTAGGTTTAGCTCTCTCTCTAGCCAGCTAGCGTTAACTAGGCGCATTCTAGCATTCCCCTCCCACAAGGACTCAGGCAAGCTCCATCACCGCTCTGCCCCGTTGGACGAGAGACGGGAGGGCGGCAGCGGCACATAGGTCGGCACCACAATCAAGGTATTATTCTGGCGGCCCACCACTAAGACAATTTGCCCAGGAGCGATCGCCCCATAGTCTAAATGACAGCAGGCTTTCCAGAGGGCACCGTTATACCAAACATGCCCATGGCCCTGAACCGGGATTTCTTCATGCACCGTCGCCTCGACGGGCAGCCGCAGCACATCCGACTCCCGAGGAATAAATCCCTGCATGAGAATGGTAAAGGCAACGGAAAGAATAATCCACACCACAATCTGCAGGCTGTAACTCAAGGCCGGATGGACAGAGGCGATCGCCGTAATCAGCGCCGCAAGCCCCAGGGACAGCATCACCGGTTCTCCCACAAAGCAGCCTAAGGCTAGGGTGGCTAAACCACTCAGTAGCCATAGACCCTGATTTGACAGCAACTGTTCAAAAAAATCAAGGCTATCCACAGGTCGTCCCCCATCGAATGGCACGATGAAATCGCGGCAATCTCACTTGCAATAGATTCGGGGGAAGCAGTCAAATGCCAAAGCATCTGAGCTTTTGTAACGTTCTAATACACTGCACCCCGAAGGCTCCAACAGACCGAGGGCGATCGCCTCCCCATCTAGACACTTGACGCATCTAGCTATCCTGAGTCACTCCCTGGATGATTCGCCAATCAACCGACTATTGAGATTTAACCGAGTGGGAGCAGCTTCTACTTGAGGTCACACGTTTGTGGCGTATTCATCATGATGGGAGCAGCTCTTACTTGAGGTCACACGGTTGTGGCGTATTCATCATCCATGATTACTCTCCTAGGTAATCACTCCTCTAGACATAGATACACAAGCTCTATGCCCCCTATCGAGTACGTCGTAACTATTTAAAACTATTTAAACAAGCCGGAAAACCTGGTAAGTTGGCAGCCGTGATGGGCAGATCGTTCACACGTCTAAATCGGCTGTATAACCAGTGTAGCGATCGCCTCTCGGTTTCTTCATCCGTACCCAAAAATGTTTACGGATCGAGTCTATGGGCGCGATCGCCCCCCAAACCACCGACGGCGCTGACGATGCTGGCTAAAGAATCGATGCCCAGCCACCAATAGTTGCCCACCGGGTAAAATCAGCATCACCAACGGCAGTTTATCTAACAAGCAGCGTCCTGAACGGCACATCACCTGGGAAGATTGGGATGACTTACTCAGAGTAGAAGCCACCAATTGCTCTAGCGGTGCTGCCTTTTGCATCCAAGTGGGCAAGTCCTCTGGCAGTTCTTGATTGAGCCGAAGCTTTAAGGTGTCTGACGAAAAAGACTGAACGTAGGCGGCATCCAAAAAGGGTGCATAGAGATCCGCTTCCGGGGTGAGCTGCTTAATAAACGCTAGGCTAAATCCTCGCAGTAAATGCCGCAGCGGTTCCGTGTCTTGCTGAGCGCGTTCTCGCACAAAAATATTTTGAGTCAGGGCATAGTTGAGGTTGCTTGGATCGCCCACACTCAAATGGGTACCGCCAATCACCGACAGCAAATACTTCTCAGATTGCAAGTAGGTAAAGGGCAACAACTGCTGGCTAATTGCGGGGGTAATCGGGTCATCCGTGCCTACTAAAATCATCGTGGGCACGGTGATCTGAGCCAAACTTGCTTCGTCAAACATCCGCCCCATCACCGGATTCATGGCCATCACCGCCGCCACCCGTTCATCTCGAAAATTAAGCTGCTGATCTGGCAGATCGGCAGCGCTACACTGCAGCCAATCGGAGGGCGCAAAGCCAAGAATTGTAGGATCGTTACAAAACTGCCGCAGGTGCTCTAAGTTCAGGGGAGCGCCGGCCAAGGTTAAGGCCGTATAGCCACCCAAGGAATGGCCAATCACCACAACTTGGCTAGTGTTGACCCTATCTCGCAAAATGCTGGAGTAGCGGTTGAGCCGCGTCAGTTCATCCAGCACAAAGGTGACGTCTTTGGGGCGATCGACAAACTCGGTAGCGGGGAGCAAGTCTCCGGGCTTATTGTCTCGCTCAAATTGTCCTAGCGCTAGGTCATTCAGCCAATTGACGCTACTGCCAGGATGCTCGACAGAGGCCACCGTTAGCCCATGGGATGCGAGATGATTAGCCAGGTAGTTGAAGAAGCGGCGATCGGCTCCAAAGCCATGGGAGAGAACCACAAGGGGTCCACTAGAGCGATCGCTCCAGTATAAATCAACGGGAATCGTGCGGTTGCGTTCGCGATCGCGCAGGTTCAGGGTCTGACGGCGAACGGGACGGTAGCCTGATTCTGTAGGATCGAAGGCTCCATGAAAGGGTACCGTTTCTGCCGTTAATTCTCGCTCTAGGGTGGAGCGGAGAGACTGGCTTTGCCAATAGGGCAGGCTCATCTGGGAGGCCATGGCAATCGCGGCCTGGAGATCCAGGGTGACGGTTTCCTCGGGAAAGCTTTTGAGAATGCCCAACAGACTCAGCCCCTTAGAGGTTTGGGCGGCCGTCGTCAGGGTTTGCTGCAACTGCTCAGGGGTGCTGTCTACAACAATCACCTCCAACATCGAGAGCAGGCGATCGCCCGCTGAGGAGTTGAGCAAGTCTTGGACTAAGACTTCCCCTACTGCCGGATCCACCTGTAGGTAGCCATTGAGGGTTTGGCGTACATCATCGCCCATGAAGGCAGAGTACAGATGCAGGGAGGGGGGCACCGTTCCCGTTTGGGCAAAAGTTTCTAGGTCAGCGATCGCCACCGACTGCCGCAAAGGGCCCAAGCGCACCGCCACCTGCTCAGCAGCGATCGCCGATCCACCATTCCACATCACTGCCGCACCCAACAAGCAGCCCCAGCCATAGCGCAGTCTACAGCGCAATTGACGAGACCAAGAGGGCGAACATGGGGAGCTCGCAGGCTTCACCAATGTATCCCCTACCGGCAGGGGTACTGCTCCCGAGAGCAAGCGATGATCATCACGAATGAAGGGTGGCGTGTTCACGGACGTTTCACGGAGTTAAAACCAACAATTGGGGGCGATCGCGGGCTTTAGACCTATCCTTCGCTACACAATAGGTCTGCTTGCCCTGTCGATCACCCTACCAACAGAAGCGACCCCCATCACCCTTCCTCCGGGTGATTTGTGGAAGAATGCTGGAGCGATCGCCCACGACTGGCAGGACATAGCTTTCCCATAGGTATGATAGTCAAAACCTTGCAGCCATAAGGTTGCAGGCGTACCGATTGACTCCTAAATCCGCTTCAAAACATGATCCATGGCAAAACAAGACGGCTGGAGTCTATCCAGAATCTGTTTAGAGGCATCGAGTAACGTTTTATGTACCTTGAGCCACGGCAAGGATAGACAACAGAACCCTTTTTCTCAGGGTTGATGGCGCATCCTGAGCGCCCCGCTCTTCACTTAATATACCCATTTAAGAGCAGCCACGATCCAGGTAGGAAACAGGACAATCCAGTCTTTCTACCGACGACAATCATCCAGGAAGGGTTGAACACCCAATCCCTAGACGGCACTCCACCTCACGCAGATATCCCAAGCTCAACGAGCCCTTTTGATGTCTAGAAGCGATCGCATAACGCATTCAAGCTTGACGAGACGGTGCATTACGGCTTTTCCTAACGGCACTCTACTGCAAGGATTAAGAATGCCTGCTGCCAGACGGAATTACTCCGCCGAGCCAGCTAAGCAGCGAATGGCTTCCAACATACCTCGCGCCTTGTTTAGGGTTTCTTGATACTCCCGTTCAGGCACCGAGTCGGCCACCAGACCCGCGCCAGCCTGCACGCTGACGGTATGGTGACCATCTGCTTGACGGCGCACCACCATGGTACGAATGGCGATCGCTGTATTGAGCTGTCCTTCAAAGTCGTAATAGCCATAGGCACCGGAGTAGGGCCCCCGGCGATCGGGTTCGAGGTCGTGAATAATCTCCATGGCGCGAATTTTAGGCGCACCGCTGACAGTTCCCGCCGGGAAACAAGCCTTGAGCAAATCCCAAGCCGTCTTGCTAGGCGACAGCACACCAACCACGTTACTAACAATATGCATCACGTGGGAGTAGCGCTCCACCAGCATCAGCTCATCCACCGTAACGCTGCCATTCACGCAAACTCGCCCCAAATCATTGCGCCCCAAGTCTACCAGCATGACGTGTTCCGCCACCTCTTTGGGATCCTGGAGTAAGTCCGTAGCCAGATCCC
This is a stretch of genomic DNA from Candidatus Obscuribacterales bacterium. It encodes these proteins:
- a CDS encoding dual specificity protein phosphatase — translated: MLKHIQAVFRPSHRSKHPKTQTAIASLALDWILPQQLAVGPLPTPQNYSSLHHAGIQSVVSLCAPSEGMIPADIPQQFDHARFILPDSSYIFGLDPRQLRQIVHHIHTRIQRGQAVYVHCLAGVERSPTVCASYLCLHQGLDLWEAVAVVTRQHPIAMLTEAQFRAIRTLVQNELAQPSVSSSL
- a CDS encoding Npun_R2479 family HD domain-containing metalloprotein; amino-acid sequence: MFNPTTTLINAFVQELHQGYEQNYGGLKPDYANIISWSGRMALENIANSDALYHNVEHTLLVTLVGQEILRGRHIREGGVSCEDWMHFIISLLCHDIGYVKGVCRNDHNGFYATGLGTELVEIPPGATDASLAPYHVDRGKLFVAERFSGNRLIDAEVIKSNIELTRFPVPEDGDHADTKNYPGLVRAADLIGQLSDPRYLKKVSALFYEFEEMGFNERMGYKTPGNLRRSYPKFYWSVVYPYIKDSLGYLSLTQEGQQVIANLYSNVFVVEHEGEDGTLQG
- the aat gene encoding leucyl/phenylalanyl-tRNA--protein transferase encodes the protein MISSSQYDIPTLIHGYAQGYFLMADEEGNNLNWYASRQRTLIPLDDRFHYPKSLRRVLNQNCFSLAINRAFQEVVDGCADRDQTWISAELKEIYQQLHEAGWAHSIETWRDDELAGGILGIVIGGAFIGESMFYRIPDGSKVAMVKLVERLRSRRFLLFDAQMMNPHLARFGAHTITDSDYRKLLRRAIAQERSLL
- a CDS encoding stomatin-like protein; its protein translation is MAPEITVLAALVLAVVGYMVGSVKIINQGNEALVERLGRFHRKLTPGLNFIVPGLDKVVWEDTTREQVLDIPPQEAITKDNIALGVDAVVYWRILELPQTYYAVEDIEKALADLVTTTLRSDIGLMELEETYSSRGRLNQRLLYQLDEATAPWGVKVLRVEVQNITIPERVRESLELERASQSKKRAAIAEAEGKKRAAIEEAQGTVESIRLISDALKEQTNPQAVLQYLVAQKYMETNYRLGQSNNAKILFMDPKAMTEGMAELMSPGPEHPNGGTHKPPSSEPPNR
- a CDS encoding NfeD family protein — encoded protein: MDSLDFFEQLLSNQGLWLLSGLATLALGCFVGEPVMLSLGLAALITAIASVHPALSYSLQIVVWIILSVAFTILMQGFIPRESDVLRLPVEATVHEEIPVQGHGHVWYNGALWKACCHLDYGAIAPGQIVLVVGRQNNTLIVVPTYVPLPPSRLSSNGAER
- a CDS encoding alpha/beta hydrolase; this encodes MNTPPFIRDDHRLLSGAVPLPVGDTLVKPASSPCSPSWSRQLRCRLRYGWGCLLGAAVMWNGGSAIAAEQVAVRLGPLRQSVAIADLETFAQTGTVPPSLHLYSAFMGDDVRQTLNGYLQVDPAVGEVLVQDLLNSSAGDRLLSMLEVIVVDSTPEQLQQTLTTAAQTSKGLSLLGILKSFPEETVTLDLQAAIAMASQMSLPYWQSQSLRSTLERELTAETVPFHGAFDPTESGYRPVRRQTLNLRDRERNRTIPVDLYWSDRSSGPLVVLSHGFGADRRFFNYLANHLASHGLTVASVEHPGSSVNWLNDLALGQFERDNKPGDLLPATEFVDRPKDVTFVLDELTRLNRYSSILRDRVNTSQVVVIGHSLGGYTALTLAGAPLNLEHLRQFCNDPTILGFAPSDWLQCSAADLPDQQLNFRDERVAAVMAMNPVMGRMFDEASLAQITVPTMILVGTDDPITPAISQQLLPFTYLQSEKYLLSVIGGTHLSVGDPSNLNYALTQNIFVRERAQQDTEPLRHLLRGFSLAFIKQLTPEADLYAPFLDAAYVQSFSSDTLKLRLNQELPEDLPTWMQKAAPLEQLVASTLSKSSQSSQVMCRSGRCLLDKLPLVMLILPGGQLLVAGHRFFSQHRQRRRWFGGRSRP
- a CDS encoding anthranilate synthase component I family protein; the protein is YTSNTEPEHYCRNVETAKAHIRDGDIFQVVISQRLTAQYTGDPFALYRSLRLINPSPYMAYFQFGDWQIIGSSPEVMVKAERSAESAEAIATLRPIAGTRPRGKTVAEDRDLATDLLQDPKEVAEHVMLVDLGRNDLGRVCVNGSVTVDELMLVERYSHVMHIVSNVVGVLSPSKTAWDLLKACFPAGTVSGAPKIRAMEIIHDLEPDRRGPYSGAYGYYDFEGQLNTAIAIRTMVVRRQADGHHTVSVQAGAGLVADSVPEREYQETLNKARGMLEAIRCLAGSAE